A region of Leifsonia xyli DNA encodes the following proteins:
- a CDS encoding 30S ribosomal protein S7 has product MPRKGPAPKRPVVADPVYGSPVVSQLVNKILLDGKKGLAERIVYDALEGVGTKSGQDAVTVLKKALDNVRPTLEVRSRRVGGSTYQVPVEVKPHRANTLALRWLTSYAKGRREKTMTERLTNEILDASNGLGAAVKRREDTHKMAESNKAFAHYRW; this is encoded by the coding sequence ATGCCTCGCAAGGGTCCCGCTCCGAAGCGCCCCGTCGTCGCCGACCCGGTGTACGGCTCGCCGGTCGTCAGCCAGCTCGTCAACAAGATCCTCCTCGACGGCAAGAAGGGCCTCGCCGAGCGCATCGTCTACGACGCGCTCGAGGGCGTGGGCACCAAGTCCGGCCAGGACGCGGTCACCGTGCTCAAGAAGGCTCTCGACAACGTCCGTCCGACCCTCGAGGTCCGCAGCCGCCGCGTCGGCGGCTCGACCTACCAGGTGCCGGTCGAGGTCAAGCCGCACCGCGCCAACACGCTGGCGCTCCGCTGGCTCACCAGCTACGCCAAGGGTCGTCGTGAGAAGACGATGACCGAGCGTCTCACCAACGAGATCCTCGACGCTTCGAACGGCCTCGGCGCCGCGGTGAAGCGCCGTGAGGACACGCACAAGATGGCCGAGTCGAACAAGGCCTTCGCGCACTACCGCTGGTAA
- a CDS encoding 30S ribosomal protein S12, with product MPTIQQLVRKGRTPKVTKTKAPALKANPQQRGVCTRVYTTTPKKPNSALRKVARVKLSNGTEVTAYIPGEGHNLQEHSMVLVRGGRVKDLPGVRYKIVRGALDTQAVKNRKQARSRYGAKMEKK from the coding sequence AGGGACGGACGCCGAAGGTCACCAAGACCAAGGCCCCCGCCCTGAAGGCCAACCCCCAGCAGCGCGGCGTGTGCACCCGTGTCTACACCACCACCCCCAAGAAGCCGAACTCGGCGCTCCGCAAGGTCGCCCGTGTGAAGCTCTCGAACGGGACCGAGGTCACCGCTTACATCCCCGGTGAGGGCCACAACCTGCAGGAGCACTCGATGGTGCTCGTCCGCGGCGGTCGTGTGAAGGACCTGCCCGGCGTCCGCTACAAGATCGTCCGTGGCGCGCTCGACACCCAGGCCGTCAAGAACCGCAAGCAGGCTCGCAGCCGTTACGGCGCGAAGATGGAGAAGAAGTAA